Below is a genomic region from Deinococcus misasensis DSM 22328.
TTCTGAATTCGGTTTTAGCGAACAAGAATGGAATGTGCTGTTTTCCACCCCTGTGCTGGCTGGCCTGACGGTGGCCCATGCCCATTTCTCTGGACCCACCGGGGTGCGTGAAGAGAACCGGGTGCTGGAAAAGTGCTTTGAGGAGCACCCAGAGGACCACGCCCTGATTGTGCGCCTCAAAACTGCTGTGCTGGAAAGTGGATTGCTGGACCAGAAACCCTCAGGCAAGGCCGGTGAACTCAAAGCCCGCACGGTGGAACAACTGCAACAGGTGCGTGCCCTGCTGGAACACAAAACCAACAGCGAAGCCTACCGCGCTTACGGGGATTTCCTCGGGAAAGTCATGAGCCGGGTCGCAGGTGCAGCCAGAGATGGAGATTTCTTCCATGCCGAGCCCAACAAGGTCAGCGACACCGAACTGGTCGTCATTTCCGAACTGCTCAAAGTGCTGGACTGAATTTTTCAACAAAATACACAGAAAGAGCTGCTTTACTGCGTTTATCAGTGAAACAGGAGGATTCAGGCGAATCCTCCTGTTTCAAGAAACCTTTTCCAGAGAGACATCCTTTTATTCTTTTGTCAAAGGCTATAAAAGCTGCTCTTTGTGGTTTTATGGAACTCAGTAAACGCTTTCTTTGGCAGGGAAGAGGGCTTCAATGCGGGCAAGCACCTCATCGGAAAGTTTGACCCCAGCAGCCTTGATGTTGTCCTCCACATGGCTGACTTTGGTGGCCCCGATGATGGCACTGGAAACCCCTTTCTGACGGAGCACCCATGCCAGAGCCAGTTCACTGCGGGTCAGACCCAGCTCATCTGCAATGTTTTTCAATTCTTTGACTTTTTGAACGTTGCTGTCGGTCACCAGACGCTTGGCAAAGCCCTCATTCATGGACATGCGGGTGCCCTCGGGGATGCCGTTGTCGTACTTGCCCGTCAGCATGCCCATGCCCAGAGGGCTCCAGACCACCAATCCAAGGCCGTGGGGATCGGTGTAAGGCAGGATTTCTTTTTCCACACGGTCCCGATACAGCAAGCTGTACTGGGGTTGCTCCACCACTGGGGCGTGCAGGCCATTGGCCTTGGCGAAAGCGACTGCTTCTGCAATCTGGGCAGCGGTCCACTCGCTGGTGCCCCAGTACAGGGCTCGGCCCGAGCGCACCACCTGATCGAAGGCCATCACGATTTCTTCCATGGGGGTCTCGGGATCGTAACGGTGGGCAAAATAAATGTCGAGGTAATCGGTCTGCAGGCGTTTCAGGGACTTGTCGATGCTTTCCAGAACGTGTTTTCTGGACAGTCCACGGTCGTTCACATCGTCGGACATCGGCCAGTACACCTTGCTGGAAATCACCAGACGGTGACGGGGCAATTCTTTCAGCACGTTGCCCATCATCTCTTCGGATTTGCCGTTGGCGTAAATGTCTGCCTGATCGAAGAAGTTGATGCCAGAGTCATAGGCTTTGAGGAGGATTTCACGGGTCAGGTCGGTGTCGGTGACCTGATTGCCGAAGGTGACCCAGCCTCCTAGAGAGATCTCGCTGACTTTCAGTCCACTTTTGCCCAGTTTGCGGTATTCCATGTGTTCACTCCTGAAATTGAAAATTCGCCCATACTTTACCCCCACGCTTGCCTGATGAAAGCCGCAGAAACTCACAATCTCGGGTAGGTGAGATGGCCTATCCCAACAAAAACCCTCCTGAACAGGCAGGAGGATCAAGATAAAGAACACAATGCAGATTTCAGATGCTGTTGTATCGGTCACGGTGGATCACATAGGCCATGCCCAGTGTGGTGATCACCGAAATCAGGGAACTCAGTCCATAAGACACCAGAGGCAAGGTGATCCCTGTCAGGGGCAGCAAAGACATGGCTGCTCCGATGTTTTCCAGAGATTGCACCCCCATCTGCCCCAGCACCCCTGCGAAAAGCAACTGGTCTTGCAGGTGAGGACTTTCAGAGCCCATGATGGACAACCTCCAGAACAGGGCACCAAACAGCACCAGCAAGAACACCCCTCCCACAAAGCCCTGTTCTTCCGTCCAGGCAGCAAAAATAAAATCGGTGTGGGCAAAAGGCACAAAGCCATTCTGGGTCTGGGTGCCCTGCTTGTAACCTTTGCCCATCAAGCCACCAGAGCCAATGGCAATCATGCCCTGCACCTGCTGGTATCCGAAGTTGCGGGCATCCTGCATGGGGTTGATGAAGATGGTCAGGCGTTGTTGCTGGTAAGGTTGAAGCCTCGGGTAAACCACGGTGGGAAAGGCAATGGCCACAGCCACCACCACCGCCAGAAAGTGCCAGATGGGGATCCGGTACACCAGCATCATGCCCGCGAAAATGCCACTGAGCACCATCGCACCACCAAAGTCTTCTTTGATGACCAGACCCATCACAGGCAAAAAGAGGGCCAGAGGTAGAAAATAACTTTTCAGACCCTGATAACCGC
It encodes:
- a CDS encoding aldo/keto reductase family protein, coding for MEYRKLGKSGLKVSEISLGGWVTFGNQVTDTDLTREILLKAYDSGINFFDQADIYANGKSEEMMGNVLKELPRHRLVISSKVYWPMSDDVNDRGLSRKHVLESIDKSLKRLQTDYLDIYFAHRYDPETPMEEIVMAFDQVVRSGRALYWGTSEWTAAQIAEAVAFAKANGLHAPVVEQPQYSLLYRDRVEKEILPYTDPHGLGLVVWSPLGMGMLTGKYDNGIPEGTRMSMNEGFAKRLVTDSNVQKVKELKNIADELGLTRSELALAWVLRQKGVSSAIIGATKVSHVEDNIKAAGVKLSDEVLARIEALFPAKESVY
- a CDS encoding FtsW/RodA/SpoVE family cell cycle protein translates to MIRYEVALPLIVLAILGVGLVAVSSAATPADFQKQLMGIGLSMVPLVMLWFFGRERLYRFSFAIYGLAVLLLLATMVIGKDVNGSRNWLVIGPLQFQPLEVAKLALIISLARVMKGGYQGLKSYFLPLALFLPVMGLVIKEDFGGAMVLSGIFAGMMLVYRIPIWHFLAVVVAVAIAFPTVVYPRLQPYQQQRLTIFINPMQDARNFGYQQVQGMIAIGSGGLMGKGYKQGTQTQNGFVPFAHTDFIFAAWTEEQGFVGGVFLLVLFGALFWRLSIMGSESPHLQDQLLFAGVLGQMGVQSLENIGAAMSLLPLTGITLPLVSYGLSSLISVITTLGMAYVIHRDRYNSI